In the genome of bacterium, the window ATCGCCCGAAGTGCACGCATATCGCGGTGAATGGAAGATTCGCTGGTATGAAATTTTTCGGCTAAGTCTATTTCGGAATATTTGTCGGGGAATTCATAAATCAGCGCGGCGATTTCGATCTGACGCTGAAGATCATCAATACTATTAATCATGCTACGCATCCCAATAAAAATTAATCGTTGAAATGTCATTAAAAATAATATTGAAATCAAATATTGTCAAAAATTGACAGAAAAGAGCTGTCAGCTGACTATAAATTAATAACGTTACGATGATGGAAATGATACAAAAAATGAAACGAAAAAGAATTTACTAATAACACATAAAAACAAAACAAGGAGAACAAGTCATGAACAAAGGAAGTTTGAATCGCGCTGTATTGATCGGTCGTCTGGGCCGTGATCCGCAGGTACGCTATACGCCTACGGGAACGCCGATCACGTCGTTTAGCGTAGCGACGACGCAGGTATTTAAA includes:
- a CDS encoding single-stranded DNA-binding protein; translation: MNKGSLNRAVLIGRLGRDPQVRYTPTGTPITSFSVATTQVFK